The Citrifermentans bemidjiense Bem genome window below encodes:
- a CDS encoding transporter substrate-binding domain-containing protein codes for MSIKALLLLAALTLIVSSAHAGPAPGRDLRVIVVGGNSNYPPYQFLDHNGEPRGFIVDLTRAIARVMGMQIEIRLDDFGKILKELDSGEVDILEGLSYSDARAREYDFSTPHSIIVQAIFARKGTPAVKSLEELKGKKVLVHSGGGMHSYLLEKHYDADLVLTGSPRDTLQQLAAGRCDYAVVALLPAMYIIREEKLSNLVPVATNVAPQRYYCYAVKKGNAELVAQMNEGLSILKKTGEFNEIYDRWIGVLEPQRTSWLDVAKYAALVVVPLSLVLMGTVLWSYSLRRQVAQRTESLSSALAELQRNQQQLVQADKMAALGILVSGVAHEINNPTGIILMNMPTLKKIFRDAELIFDRYQEEEGELTLGGIRYQRVRQEVPLMLDEMQDGAERIKKTVEDLKNFARKDDEARKELLDFNQVVQTAVRLVDVATRKFTNDFSVLYAEALPAVLGNEQRLEQVVVNLVMNAGQALPDPSRAIALQTRYDAGSGRVMLTVRDQGSGISPEHLKHLTDPFFTTKRESGGTGLGLSISANIIKDHGGEIAFDSRLGEGTTVTLSLPAAVAGSKNGQ; via the coding sequence ATGTCCATCAAAGCCCTTTTGCTGCTGGCCGCTCTCACCCTCATTGTCTCGTCGGCGCACGCCGGGCCGGCACCCGGCCGCGACCTGAGGGTCATCGTGGTGGGGGGCAACAGCAACTACCCTCCCTACCAGTTCCTGGATCATAACGGCGAACCTCGCGGCTTCATCGTGGACCTGACCCGGGCCATCGCCAGGGTAATGGGGATGCAGATCGAGATCCGGCTTGACGATTTCGGCAAGATTCTCAAGGAGCTCGACAGCGGCGAGGTCGACATTCTGGAAGGGCTCTCGTACTCGGATGCCAGGGCCCGGGAATACGATTTCTCCACTCCCCACTCCATCATAGTTCAGGCCATCTTTGCCCGAAAAGGGACGCCGGCGGTGAAAAGCCTGGAAGAGCTCAAGGGGAAAAAGGTGCTGGTGCATAGCGGCGGCGGCATGCACAGCTACTTGCTGGAAAAGCATTATGATGCGGACCTGGTGCTGACCGGCAGCCCGCGGGACACGCTGCAGCAGTTGGCGGCGGGACGCTGCGACTACGCGGTAGTGGCCCTGCTCCCCGCCATGTATATCATCCGCGAAGAGAAGCTTTCGAACCTGGTGCCGGTGGCGACCAACGTGGCGCCGCAGCGGTACTACTGCTACGCGGTGAAAAAGGGCAATGCGGAGTTGGTGGCCCAGATGAACGAAGGGCTCTCGATTCTCAAGAAAACAGGCGAGTTCAACGAGATCTACGACAGGTGGATCGGGGTCCTGGAGCCGCAGCGGACCTCCTGGCTCGACGTGGCCAAGTACGCGGCGCTGGTCGTGGTCCCCCTTTCCCTGGTCCTCATGGGAACGGTGCTCTGGTCCTACTCGCTGCGTCGGCAGGTGGCGCAGCGCACCGAGTCGCTCTCCAGCGCCTTGGCCGAACTGCAGAGAAACCAGCAGCAGCTGGTGCAGGCGGACAAGATGGCTGCGCTGGGCATACTGGTCTCCGGGGTGGCTCACGAGATCAACAACCCGACCGGAATCATCCTGATGAACATGCCCACTCTGAAGAAGATTTTCCGCGATGCCGAGCTGATCTTCGACCGTTACCAGGAGGAAGAGGGGGAGCTGACCCTGGGGGGGATCAGGTACCAGAGGGTGCGGCAAGAAGTGCCGCTGATGCTGGACGAGATGCAGGATGGCGCCGAGCGGATCAAGAAGACCGTCGAGGATCTGAAGAACTTCGCCCGCAAGGACGACGAAGCCCGAAAGGAGCTGCTGGATTTCAACCAGGTGGTGCAGACGGCGGTACGCCTGGTGGACGTCGCCACCCGCAAGTTCACCAACGATTTCAGTGTCCTTTATGCCGAAGCGTTGCCTGCCGTGTTAGGCAACGAACAGAGGCTGGAGCAGGTGGTGGTGAACCTGGTCATGAACGCGGGGCAGGCCCTTCCCGACCCCAGCCGCGCCATCGCCCTTCAGACCAGGTACGACGCGGGGAGCGGCAGGGTGATGCTCACGGTCCGCGACCAGGGGAGCGGGATCTCGCCGGAGCACCTGAAGCACCTCACCGACCCTTTCTTCACCACCAAGCGCGAGAGCGGGGGGACCGGGCTGGGGCTCTCCATCTCCGCCAACATAATCAAGGACCACGGCGGCGAAATCGCCTTCGATTCGAGGCTCGGCGAGGGGACTACGGTCACCCTTTCCCTGCCGGCTGCCGTGGCAGGGAGCAAAAATGGACAGTGA
- a CDS encoding cytochrome c7, with protein sequence MKKILAAVVLSLFCAGFAAAADDADVVLPAKNGNVTFPHKKHQDMKELKCTDCHETDKGGKIANLGKEWAHKTCKGCHTDKGKGPTKCTECHKK encoded by the coding sequence ATGAAAAAAATCCTCGCAGCTGTCGTGCTCTCCCTTTTCTGCGCCGGTTTCGCTGCCGCTGCCGACGACGCCGACGTGGTACTGCCGGCGAAAAACGGCAACGTCACCTTCCCCCACAAGAAGCACCAGGACATGAAGGAACTGAAGTGCACCGACTGCCATGAAACCGACAAGGGAGGGAAGATCGCCAACCTGGGCAAGGAGTGGGCCCACAAGACCTGCAAGGGGTGTCATACCGACAAAGGGAAAGGCCCCACCAAGTGCACCGAGTGCCACAAGAAGTAA
- a CDS encoding FIST signal transduction protein → MGTSAGVGFSLHKNPADAGKEAALQAMERGGMAKPDFVFVFATVGYDQELLIRSVRDTTAGAPLSGCSGEGVITAGAAAETNFGVCVLAIASDEVSFANAYVQGLDAGYARAGELLAEQVRPLLHADAVACFLFADGLLFDFDPFRDAFERTLGHGRPLPLFGGLAANNLSTRKTYQYHDDQVISEGICCVVMSGNARLAWGVNHGCVPVGTRRTITRCHGNIIYEIDGIPALEALKEYIEDGSGSDWNKVTLNLCLGFKTPEHLRKEYGEYIIRYMMDKNDQEGWVSIQSDVTQGSALWIMRRDKELMREGLQAISQHIREQLGENRPKLVMQFECMGRGRVVYREQEKIELLKSLQDDLGAELPWIGFYSYAEIGPVSGYNCIHNFTSVLLAVY, encoded by the coding sequence ATGGGAACTTCTGCAGGCGTTGGCTTCAGCCTTCACAAAAACCCGGCTGACGCGGGCAAGGAAGCGGCTCTCCAGGCGATGGAGCGGGGCGGGATGGCCAAACCGGATTTCGTCTTCGTCTTCGCCACGGTGGGATACGACCAGGAGTTGCTGATTCGCTCGGTGCGCGACACCACCGCCGGCGCCCCCTTGAGCGGCTGCTCAGGGGAGGGGGTGATCACGGCGGGCGCCGCCGCCGAGACCAACTTCGGGGTCTGCGTGCTGGCCATAGCCTCGGATGAGGTCAGCTTCGCCAACGCCTACGTGCAGGGGCTCGATGCCGGATACGCCCGGGCCGGCGAGTTGCTGGCCGAGCAGGTCCGCCCGCTGCTCCATGCCGACGCCGTCGCCTGCTTTCTCTTTGCCGACGGCCTTCTCTTCGACTTCGATCCCTTCCGGGACGCCTTCGAAAGGACCCTCGGGCACGGGAGGCCGCTCCCCCTGTTCGGAGGGCTTGCCGCCAACAACCTCTCTACCCGGAAGACCTACCAGTACCATGACGACCAGGTAATTTCCGAAGGGATCTGCTGCGTCGTCATGTCCGGCAATGCCAGGCTCGCCTGGGGGGTCAACCACGGCTGCGTGCCGGTGGGAACCCGGCGCACCATCACCCGCTGCCACGGCAACATCATCTACGAGATCGACGGCATCCCTGCACTGGAGGCCTTGAAGGAGTACATCGAAGACGGCTCCGGCAGCGACTGGAACAAGGTCACCCTCAACCTCTGCCTCGGCTTCAAGACCCCGGAGCACCTGAGGAAGGAATACGGCGAGTACATCATCCGCTACATGATGGACAAAAACGACCAGGAGGGGTGGGTAAGCATCCAGTCGGATGTGACCCAGGGAAGCGCTCTTTGGATCATGAGGCGGGACAAGGAGCTGATGCGGGAAGGGCTGCAGGCCATCTCGCAGCATATCAGGGAGCAGTTGGGAGAGAACCGGCCCAAGCTGGTGATGCAGTTCGAATGCATGGGGCGCGGGCGCGTGGTCTACCGCGAGCAGGAGAAGATCGAGCTGCTCAAGTCCCTGCAGGACGACCTGGGGGCGGAACTACCCTGGATCGGATTCTACTCATACGCCGAGATCGGACCGGTCTCCGGCTACAACTGCATCCACAATTTCACGTCCGTGCTGTTGGCCGTGTACTAG
- a CDS encoding PAS domain-containing sensor histidine kinase, with amino-acid sequence MKNGSPTDKQALEQQLTALRRENEELAQQVKRLIRAEGKLYEYQQVLDLQLNEYKGLYDLSRRLSGSFYIQGLFRETVQYVVQQLEYERAILLRREETVTYRVLALDGYYDPSEKEQAAAITMKYGAPCLSPLLAGREHVTCTATSTEPGNGCRRRLLMDEFLVYPLGHDEVPHALLVVGNTATNAPFHRRVQESDQALLSMGNLVGLVSSILDTHIFFERMMEAREQERVAEAKYRSLFENAAEGIFRRTPEGRYLDANPALAHMLGYASPAELVASITDIGTEVYVDPASYAEMQRVLAVHGRAESFETQIYRKDGSVIWVSLSLRAVRDSEGKVLFYEGMSEEITKRKIAEAALRESEQKYRQLSEALERRVKQAVDELRQKDKMLILQGRQAVMGEMLSNIAHQWRQPLNMLALLVQDVQLTHRQTGLSEEFICENVRRSMEIIQQMSQTIDDFRYFYRPDREKLEFTVSEPLDKALALLNGSLRIHSIEIQVLKTGEPSIKGYLGEFVQVLLNILINARDALIASRAASPLITVRLYEEGGETVVRIADNAGGIPEEIKEKIFEPYFTTKGPEQGTGIGLFMCKTIIEKSMNGRLCASNSGEGAEFVITVPKTP; translated from the coding sequence ATGAAAAACGGGAGTCCCACCGACAAACAGGCCCTGGAGCAGCAGTTGACTGCCCTGCGCAGGGAAAACGAGGAGCTGGCCCAACAGGTCAAACGGCTGATCAGGGCCGAAGGGAAGCTCTACGAGTACCAGCAGGTGCTCGACCTCCAGTTGAACGAGTACAAAGGGCTTTACGACCTGAGCAGGAGGCTGAGCGGGAGCTTCTACATCCAGGGCCTGTTCCGCGAGACCGTGCAGTACGTGGTCCAGCAGCTGGAGTACGAACGGGCTATCCTGCTCCGCCGCGAAGAAACGGTTACCTACCGCGTCTTGGCCCTTGACGGCTACTACGATCCAAGCGAAAAAGAACAGGCCGCCGCCATTACCATGAAGTACGGCGCCCCCTGCCTCTCCCCCCTTCTAGCAGGCAGGGAGCATGTCACCTGCACCGCAACCTCGACGGAACCCGGAAACGGATGCCGACGGCGCCTACTGATGGACGAGTTCCTGGTATACCCCCTAGGCCACGACGAGGTCCCCCACGCCCTGCTGGTGGTCGGCAACACCGCGACCAATGCACCCTTTCACCGGCGGGTGCAGGAAAGCGACCAGGCGCTCCTCAGCATGGGAAACCTGGTCGGTCTCGTATCATCCATTCTGGATACCCACATATTTTTCGAACGAATGATGGAGGCCCGCGAGCAGGAACGGGTCGCCGAGGCGAAGTACCGCAGCCTTTTCGAGAACGCGGCGGAGGGGATCTTCCGCAGGACCCCCGAGGGGAGGTACCTCGACGCGAACCCCGCCCTCGCGCACATGCTTGGCTATGCCTCTCCCGCGGAGCTGGTCGCCTCCATCACCGACATCGGTACCGAGGTCTACGTGGACCCCGCCTCCTATGCGGAGATGCAGAGGGTGCTGGCGGTCCACGGCAGGGCCGAAAGTTTCGAGACGCAGATCTACCGCAAGGACGGCAGTGTGATCTGGGTATCCCTGAGCCTGCGCGCAGTGCGGGACAGCGAGGGGAAGGTGCTCTTTTACGAGGGGATGTCCGAGGAGATCACCAAGCGTAAGATTGCCGAGGCCGCGCTGCGCGAGAGCGAGCAGAAGTACCGCCAGTTGAGCGAGGCGCTGGAGCGGCGCGTGAAGCAGGCGGTCGACGAACTGCGCCAGAAGGACAAGATGCTGATCCTGCAGGGGCGGCAGGCGGTGATGGGGGAGATGCTGAGCAACATCGCCCACCAGTGGCGCCAGCCCCTGAACATGCTGGCCTTGCTGGTCCAGGACGTCCAGTTGACCCACAGGCAAACCGGGCTCAGCGAAGAGTTCATATGTGAGAACGTCAGAAGGAGCATGGAGATCATCCAGCAGATGTCCCAAACCATAGACGATTTCAGGTATTTCTACCGCCCGGACCGGGAAAAACTTGAGTTCACGGTGAGCGAGCCTTTGGATAAGGCGCTGGCCCTGTTGAATGGGAGCTTAAGGATACACAGTATAGAGATCCAGGTCCTTAAAACCGGCGAACCTTCAATCAAGGGATATCTCGGAGAGTTCGTCCAGGTCCTGCTCAACATCCTGATCAACGCTCGCGACGCGCTCATCGCCAGCCGCGCCGCTTCGCCGCTCATCACCGTCAGGCTCTACGAGGAAGGCGGGGAAACGGTGGTCAGGATCGCTGACAACGCCGGCGGCATCCCCGAGGAGATCAAGGAGAAGATCTTCGAACCCTACTTCACCACCAAAGGGCCCGAGCAGGGAACCGGCATCGGGCTTTTCATGTGCAAGACCATCATCGAGAAGAGCATGAACGGCAGGCTCTGCGCCAGTAACAGCGGCGAGGGAGCCGAGTTCGTCATCACCGTCCCCAAAACTCCCTGA
- a CDS encoding porin, with protein MRQHTVVAMAGFLAVMAVGHDVQAKSLEDILKEKGVITEAEYKEASKAKPLDYKLGKGFVFTSPDQKFQVQLGGQIQAQYELDNYEAASKQDVSQFNLRRVKTLLSGYAFTKDLTYKATYNWANVVKDNTKAMEEVNLKYRVADELQVMLGQEKIQYSRQWITSNTAQQFVDGSFVRNAFMQGYDTGINLHGDLWQGVVKYDAGLFGGAGQNTKNKTNDNAYNFRLAFNPLGDMKYGEGDLEHSAKPLVSLGSSYYLSTLKKTVSGTGSTATSAIDNNNSNFVTDSNGWLGTAVKGKYFGTAAAENISVDSWEADFACKWLGASMQGEYFWGKAQGEASGKDLIAKGAYVQAGYFVIPKRLELALRYAWMDPNRQLANDAVSEIQGGVNYFLYGNNLKIQGDVGNRHTYKNKSDDLVARAQVQLLF; from the coding sequence ATGAGACAGCATACGGTAGTGGCAATGGCAGGTTTTCTGGCGGTGATGGCGGTTGGGCACGACGTCCAGGCGAAAAGCCTTGAGGACATCCTGAAGGAGAAAGGTGTCATTACCGAGGCGGAGTACAAGGAAGCGTCGAAAGCGAAGCCTTTAGACTACAAGCTGGGCAAGGGTTTCGTTTTCACTTCGCCGGACCAGAAGTTCCAGGTGCAACTGGGCGGACAGATCCAGGCGCAATACGAACTCGATAACTACGAAGCGGCCAGCAAGCAGGACGTGAGCCAGTTCAACCTGCGGCGTGTCAAGACCCTCCTGAGCGGCTACGCCTTTACCAAGGACCTCACCTACAAGGCGACTTACAACTGGGCCAACGTGGTAAAGGACAACACCAAGGCCATGGAAGAAGTGAACCTGAAGTACCGCGTCGCCGACGAACTGCAGGTCATGCTGGGGCAGGAGAAGATCCAGTATTCCAGGCAGTGGATCACCTCCAACACGGCGCAGCAGTTCGTCGACGGCTCCTTCGTGAGGAATGCCTTCATGCAGGGGTACGATACCGGCATCAACCTGCACGGCGATCTCTGGCAGGGGGTGGTGAAGTACGATGCGGGGCTGTTCGGGGGCGCCGGCCAGAACACCAAGAACAAGACCAACGACAACGCCTACAACTTCAGGCTGGCCTTCAATCCCCTGGGCGACATGAAGTACGGCGAGGGCGACCTGGAGCACTCCGCGAAACCCCTGGTTTCCCTGGGAAGCAGCTACTACCTGAGCACATTGAAAAAGACGGTCTCCGGAACCGGTTCCACGGCGACCTCCGCCATCGACAACAACAATTCCAACTTCGTGACCGACAGCAACGGCTGGCTCGGCACGGCGGTGAAAGGGAAGTATTTCGGGACTGCCGCCGCCGAGAACATCTCGGTGGATTCCTGGGAAGCGGACTTCGCCTGCAAGTGGCTGGGCGCCTCCATGCAGGGTGAGTACTTCTGGGGCAAAGCCCAGGGCGAGGCCTCGGGCAAGGATCTTATCGCGAAGGGGGCCTACGTGCAGGCCGGCTACTTCGTGATTCCGAAGCGCCTGGAGCTTGCGCTCCGTTACGCCTGGATGGATCCGAACCGCCAGCTTGCCAACGACGCCGTTTCCGAGATCCAAGGAGGGGTCAACTACTTCCTGTACGGCAACAACCTGAAGATCCAGGGCGACGTGGGCAACCGCCACACCTACAAGAACAAGTCCGACGACCTGGTGGCGCGCGCCCAGGTGCAGCTCCTCTTCTAG
- a CDS encoding ATP-dependent DNA helicase, translated as MKPAPNLINIPVGYFALPVPRTGSIEPRSGYDRSTAEGREIHLKIQKKRALADASYQAEVPVSRIFERGGHQFQVNGRLDGIFRHAPPLIEEIKSCFNLWELRRRLAHAGTNEPYSLQLLTYGYFHWLEHGVIPRLSFHLVSSRNGASEDLPVQLDLEAYRGWLELRLDELAREADEASKRARRRKKAAKEFPFPFATPRPGQLELMGEIESGMADGRAMLISAPTGLGKTAGVLHPVLKEALGRGQTVCYVTPKNSQHEVAEDAMERFRESGVRLRSLTVTAKSRICFMNEPVCTPEYCEYARDYYGKLARLGVVELMARKRKLKARTFREFGEKYQLCPFELQIEAVPLADVVICDYNYVFAPRSALGRAAALAVEQSGKPNLVIDEAHNLPSRAMDYYSPRLSSVLLVGMRGELAELPNPFRRDALELLEECLAAVASCSGSGKGMRPVKIEPPLAPFLELDGRLRALLSRYLEAEVEIRQKDPVLRLCHYWGEFAEILEFATASKRQEFFTSYEPHSGGGSIKITCCDASALIADRYGEYQQVVAFSATLKPFEYYAKLSGLDPEKVRCAEFQSPFPSSQRKLMIIPQISTRYSRRERNYGRIADALARVVALKGGNYLAFFPSFVFLERVAELFRAPEGFEVLLQERKMSGARVAEILERLRAGNAPTLVFAVQGGSLSEGVDYAGDMVIGAFVVGPPLPNFDLEREEMRGYYQRHYGNGYQYAYTIPAMAKAIQAAGRVIRSETDRGLIVLMDDRFLQEEYSSAMPGDWFESGAKELVSDAILSDIREFWGR; from the coding sequence ATGAAGCCTGCACCCAATCTCATCAACATCCCGGTAGGATATTTCGCCCTTCCCGTCCCGCGCACCGGGAGCATCGAGCCCCGTTCCGGCTACGACCGCTCCACCGCGGAGGGGCGCGAAATTCACCTTAAGATCCAGAAAAAGCGCGCGCTGGCGGACGCTAGCTACCAGGCCGAAGTGCCGGTCAGCCGCATCTTCGAAAGGGGAGGGCACCAGTTCCAGGTGAACGGTCGCCTGGACGGGATCTTCCGCCACGCCCCACCCTTAATTGAGGAGATCAAGAGCTGCTTCAACCTGTGGGAGCTCCGGCGCCGGCTGGCTCACGCGGGCACGAACGAGCCGTATTCGCTGCAGCTTCTCACCTACGGCTACTTCCATTGGCTGGAGCACGGCGTGATACCGCGCCTCTCCTTCCACCTCGTTTCCTCCCGTAACGGCGCCTCGGAGGACCTTCCGGTGCAACTGGACTTGGAGGCGTACCGGGGCTGGCTGGAGCTGCGCCTGGACGAACTGGCGCGGGAGGCGGACGAGGCCTCGAAGCGCGCCCGTAGAAGAAAGAAGGCGGCAAAGGAGTTTCCTTTTCCCTTCGCCACCCCCCGCCCCGGACAGCTTGAGCTGATGGGGGAGATAGAGTCCGGCATGGCCGATGGGCGCGCCATGCTGATATCGGCGCCGACCGGGCTGGGAAAGACCGCGGGGGTCCTGCACCCGGTTCTGAAGGAGGCGCTCGGGCGCGGCCAGACGGTCTGCTACGTGACGCCGAAAAACAGCCAGCACGAGGTGGCGGAGGACGCCATGGAGCGCTTTCGCGAGTCGGGGGTGCGGCTGCGCTCCCTCACCGTCACCGCGAAGAGCAGGATCTGTTTCATGAACGAACCTGTCTGCACGCCGGAGTACTGCGAATATGCGCGCGATTACTACGGCAAGCTAGCCCGGCTGGGCGTAGTCGAGCTGATGGCCAGGAAAAGGAAGCTGAAGGCGCGGACCTTCAGGGAGTTCGGGGAGAAGTACCAGCTTTGCCCCTTCGAGCTGCAGATCGAAGCGGTGCCGCTGGCCGACGTCGTCATCTGCGACTACAACTACGTCTTCGCCCCCAGGTCCGCTCTGGGGCGGGCCGCGGCACTCGCCGTGGAGCAGAGCGGGAAGCCGAACCTGGTGATAGACGAGGCGCATAACCTCCCCTCCCGCGCCATGGATTACTACTCCCCCAGGCTTTCCAGCGTGCTTTTGGTGGGGATGCGGGGCGAGCTGGCGGAGCTTCCCAACCCGTTCCGGCGCGACGCGCTGGAACTTCTGGAGGAATGCCTGGCGGCGGTGGCGTCCTGCAGCGGTAGCGGAAAAGGGATGCGCCCGGTGAAGATAGAGCCCCCCCTGGCCCCATTCCTTGAGCTGGACGGAAGGCTGCGCGCCTTGCTGTCGCGCTACCTGGAGGCTGAGGTGGAGATCAGGCAGAAGGACCCGGTCTTGAGGCTGTGCCATTACTGGGGGGAGTTTGCCGAGATCCTGGAGTTCGCCACCGCCTCGAAGCGGCAGGAGTTTTTCACCTCCTATGAGCCGCATTCCGGAGGGGGGAGCATCAAGATCACCTGCTGCGACGCCTCCGCCCTCATTGCGGACCGGTACGGGGAGTACCAGCAGGTGGTGGCTTTCTCCGCAACCCTGAAGCCGTTCGAGTACTACGCGAAGCTTTCCGGGCTCGATCCCGAAAAGGTGCGCTGCGCCGAATTCCAGAGCCCCTTTCCCAGCAGCCAGCGCAAGCTGATGATCATCCCGCAGATCTCGACCAGGTACTCCCGGCGCGAACGCAATTACGGCAGGATCGCCGACGCGCTGGCCCGGGTGGTGGCGCTGAAAGGCGGCAACTACCTGGCATTTTTCCCGAGTTTCGTTTTCCTTGAGCGGGTGGCGGAGCTCTTTCGGGCGCCGGAAGGGTTCGAGGTGCTGCTCCAGGAGAGGAAGATGAGCGGGGCGAGGGTGGCCGAGATCCTTGAGCGGCTGCGCGCGGGGAACGCCCCGACGCTTGTCTTCGCCGTCCAGGGAGGTTCCCTTTCGGAGGGGGTGGATTACGCGGGGGACATGGTGATCGGCGCCTTCGTGGTCGGTCCCCCCCTTCCCAACTTCGACCTGGAGCGGGAGGAGATGAGGGGGTACTACCAGCGCCATTACGGCAACGGGTACCAGTACGCCTACACCATTCCGGCCATGGCCAAGGCGATCCAGGCGGCGGGGCGGGTGATCCGCTCGGAAACGGACCGCGGTCTGATCGTCCTGATGGACGACCGTTTCTTGCAAGAGGAGTACAGTTCCGCCATGCCTGGGGATTGGTTCGAGTCAGGGGCAAAGGAGCTGGTCTCGGATGCCATATTGAGCGATATCAGGGAGTTTTGGGGACGGTGA
- a CDS encoding sigma-54-dependent transcriptional regulator gives MDSEFYPSFRVLLVDDEPAWLRSLSLALESSSGITNVESCSDSRKVLEIIAQGEIGLVLLDLTMPHLSGEELLVQIAERFPAVAVIVVSGLNQVGKVVNCMKLGAYDYYVKTDDEERIVCGVQRAIKHLELQRDNKEMTRRFVSCELQHPEAFRAICTADRAMQAIFAYIEAVAVSPLPLLITGESGCGKELLAQATHRLSGCRGDLVAVNVAGLDDTVFADTLFGHVRGAFTGAEGVRRGMIEAAVNGTLFLDEIGDLSIASQVKLLRLLQEGEYFPLGSDQPRRLKARIVVATHQNLESKVAQGGFRRDLFYRLRTHHVEVPPLRSRKGDIPYLLDLFLEQAAQMLDKKKPTPPPGLVQLLSTYSFPGNVREFKAMVFDAVSTHKERMLSMDSFVKAISAAGGGVAERVPDQNPFAGFEPLPTFANAANYLLDEAMNRSGGNQTLAARLLGISQPSLWKRLKLARG, from the coding sequence ATGGACAGTGAGTTCTACCCCTCCTTCCGGGTGCTGCTGGTGGATGACGAACCGGCCTGGCTGCGCTCGCTCTCGCTGGCATTGGAGAGCAGCTCCGGAATCACCAACGTGGAGTCCTGCAGCGACAGCCGGAAGGTGCTGGAGATCATAGCGCAGGGGGAGATTGGCCTGGTTCTCCTCGACCTGACCATGCCGCATCTCTCCGGGGAGGAGCTGCTGGTCCAGATCGCTGAGCGCTTTCCAGCGGTGGCGGTGATTGTGGTCAGCGGCCTGAACCAGGTGGGGAAGGTGGTGAACTGCATGAAGCTCGGCGCCTACGATTACTACGTGAAGACGGACGACGAGGAGCGGATCGTCTGCGGCGTCCAGCGTGCCATCAAGCACCTGGAACTGCAACGCGACAACAAGGAGATGACCCGGCGCTTCGTCTCCTGCGAGCTGCAGCATCCGGAGGCCTTTCGCGCCATCTGCACGGCCGACCGCGCCATGCAGGCCATCTTCGCCTACATCGAGGCGGTGGCCGTGAGTCCGCTCCCGCTCTTGATCACCGGCGAGAGCGGCTGCGGCAAGGAGCTCCTGGCCCAGGCCACCCACCGGTTGAGCGGCTGCCGGGGGGATCTGGTGGCGGTTAACGTGGCGGGACTCGACGACACCGTATTTGCGGACACCCTCTTCGGGCATGTGCGCGGCGCCTTCACCGGCGCGGAAGGGGTCCGCCGCGGCATGATAGAGGCGGCCGTGAACGGAACCCTCTTCCTCGACGAGATAGGGGATCTGAGCATCGCCTCGCAGGTGAAACTCTTGCGGCTGCTCCAGGAGGGGGAGTATTTCCCTCTGGGGAGCGACCAGCCCCGGCGCCTCAAGGCGCGCATCGTGGTGGCGACCCACCAGAACCTGGAGTCCAAGGTCGCCCAAGGGGGCTTCCGGCGCGACCTGTTCTACCGGCTGCGCACCCACCACGTCGAGGTACCGCCGCTGCGCAGCCGAAAGGGGGACATCCCGTACCTGCTCGACCTGTTCTTGGAGCAAGCAGCGCAGATGCTGGACAAGAAGAAGCCGACTCCGCCCCCGGGGCTGGTGCAGCTCCTTTCCACCTACAGCTTCCCGGGAAACGTCAGGGAATTCAAGGCGATGGTGTTTGACGCGGTCAGCACGCACAAGGAGCGCATGCTCTCCATGGACTCCTTTGTAAAGGCGATCAGCGCCGCCGGCGGAGGAGTTGCGGAGCGGGTGCCAGACCAGAACCCGTTTGCGGGCTTCGAGCCTCTCCCGACCTTCGCCAACGCCGCGAACTACCTCCTCGATGAGGCCATGAACCGCTCCGGCGGCAATCAGACACTGGCGGCACGACTGCTGGGCATCTCCCAACCCTCCCTCTGGAAGCGCCTGAAACTCGCCCGCGGCTGA